In Brachionichthys hirsutus isolate HB-005 chromosome 5, CSIRO-AGI_Bhir_v1, whole genome shotgun sequence, a single genomic region encodes these proteins:
- the LOC137893864 gene encoding BTB/POZ domain-containing protein 10-like, producing the protein MSEDAEAAGKPTLFGGAQGFCAGVIPQLIPCCFVFARPDRSDQRRGSPASDGDDQLLPVSAMSDYGGGASGGTRERGGAEHYREQRRRSGERSRDSSHDRGEGQLTPCIRNVTSPTRQHDRERGDGGSSSRSSSPRPPRASLPYSHIPRSLAPPGAERHPKTPGLGLCDMIYVYDLGGKEGPRGAPRLGERVTLVVDSTRFVVDPAIFTAQPNTMLGRMFGSGRDNNFTRPNEKGEFEVADGISSTVFRAILDYYKSGIIRCPDGVSIPELREACDYLCIAFDCRTIKCRDLSALMHELSNDGARRQFECYLEEMVLPLMVASAQSGERECHVVVLTDEDVVDWDEEYPPQMGEEYSQIIYSTKLYRFFKYIENRDVAKSVLKDRGLKKIRLGIEGYPTYKEKVKRRPGGRPEVIYNYVQRPFIRMSWEKEEGKSRHVDFQCVKSKSITNLAAAAADIPQDQLVVMQPPGPQVDELDTLPPTGHGGLESSVGPQLALGYEAPNQQVQESLSQEANAAHGNQQPAGGQAPPTYHYNQDPDTPSPPAH; encoded by the exons CTCGGACCAGCGACGTGGCTCTCCGGCGTCGGACGGCGACGACCAGCTCCTGCCGGTCAGCGCCATGAGCGATTACGGAGGTGGAGCCAGCGGCGGTACGAGGGAAAGGGGAGGAGCCGAGCATTACCGAGAGCAACGGCGGCGCTCCGGCGAGCGCTCTCGCGACTCCTCCCACGACAGGGGCGAGGGTCAGCTGACGCCCTGCATCAGGAACGTCACGTCCCCGACTCGGCAGCACG ACCGCGAGCGAGGCGACGGAGGCTCGTCCTCCAGATCGTCCAGCCCTCGACCTCCCAGGGCTTCCCTTCCCTATTCCCACATCCCTCGGTCCCTGGCGCCTCCTGGAGCGGAGCGCCACCCGAAGACGCCCGGCCTGGGTCTGTGCGACATGATCTACGTGTACGACCTCGGCGGCAAAGAGGGGCCCCGCGGCGCGCCGAGGCTGGGCGAGCGAGTCACACTCGTTGTGGACAGCACGAGATTTGTGGTGGACCCTGCCATCTTCACCGCTCAGCCGAACACCATGTTGGGCAG gATGTTTGGTTCTGGGCGGGACAACAACTTCACGCGGCCCAATGAGAAAGGAGAGTTCGAGGTGGCCGATGGCATCAGCTCCACTGTCTTCAGAGCCATTCTG GATTACTACAAGTCGGGGATAATCCGCTGCCCTGACGGCGTCTCCATCCCCGAGCTGAGAGAGGCATGCGACTACCTCTGCATCGCCTTCGACTGCCGCACCATCAAGTGCAGAGACCTCA GCGCCTTGATGCACGAGCTGTCAAACGACGGGGCTCGCCGTCAGTTTGAGTGTTACCTGGAAGAGATGGTTCTGCCGCTGATGGTGGCCAGCGCCCAGAGCGGCGAGCGGGAGTGCCACGTGGTGGTGCTGACCGACGAAGACGTGGTGGACTGGGATGAAGAGTACCCGCCACAAATGGGAGAGGAGTACTCGCAGA TCATCTACAGCACCAAGCTGTACCGCTTCTTCAAGTATATAGAGAACAGGGACGTGGCCAAGTCGGTGCTGAAGGACAGAGGACTGAAAAAGATCCGGCTGGGAATAGAAG GCTATCCAACCTATAAAGAAAAGGTGAAACGGCGTCCCGGAGGTCGTCCGGAGGTCATCTACAACTACGTCCAGCGTCCCTTCATCCGCATGTCctgggagaaggaggaagggaaGAGCCGCCACGTGGACTTCCAGTGCGTCAAGTCCAAGTCCATAACCAACCTGGCCGCAGCCGCTGCAGACATTCCCCAGGACCAGCTGGTGGTCATGCAGCCCCCCGGGCCGCAAGTGGACGAGCTGGACACACTGCCGCCAACGGGGCACGGCGGGCTGGAGAGCAGCGTGGGCCCTCAGCTAGCGCTCGGCTACGAGGCCCCGAACCAGCAGGTTCAGGAGAGTCTGAGCCAGGAAGCAAACGCGGCCCACGGCAACCAGCAGCCCGCAGGCGgccaggctccgcccacataCCACTACAATCAGGACCCAGACACACCTTCACCCCCGGCACACTGA
- the bmal1a gene encoding basic helix-loop-helix ARNT like 1a, with protein MEGDDFSTEAVMNICDDLMADQRMDISSTMTDFMSPGSTDLISSSVSTPGMDYTRKRKGSTTDYQIDGFSFDDMDPDKDKLGSDQQGRIKNAREAHSQIEKRRRDKMNSFIDELASLVPTCNAMSRKLDKLTVLRMAVQHMKTLRGAANPYTEANYKPSFLSDDELKHLILRAADGFLFVVGCDRGKILFVSESVYKILNYSQNDLIGQSLFDYLHPKDIAKVKEQLSSSDTAPRERLIDAKTGLPVKTDITPGPSRLCSGARRSFFCRMKCNRPSVKVEDKDFPSTCSKKKADRKSFCTIHSTGYLKSWPPTKMGLDEDNEPDNEGCNLSCLVAIGRLHPHIVPQPSLADIRVKPTEYVSRHAIDGKFVFVDQRATAILAYLPQELLGTSFYEYFHQDDIGHLAECHRQVLQMREKINTNCYKFKIKDGSFITLRSRWFSFMNPWTKEVEYIVSTNTVVSGPVMEGSDYPQSVASPQSMDSALTSEGGGRRALQTVPGIPGGTRAGAGKIGRMIAEEVMEIQRIRGSSPSSCGSSPLNITSTPPPDTCSPGGKKIQNGGTPELPSTGLIPGPDSVGYPYSNQSIMSDNSHLSIDIMDDPGSSSPSNDEAAMAVIMSLLEADAGLGGPVDFSDLPWPL; from the exons ATGGAAGGAGATGACTTTAGCACAGAGGCTGTGATGAACATCTGCG ATGACCTGATGGCAGACCAACGGATGGACATCTCGTCTACAATGACTGACTTCATGTCCCCCGGTTCTACCGACCTCATCTCCAGCTCCGTCAGCACACCTGGCATGGACTACACTCGCAAGAGGAAGGGCAGCACCACAGACTACCA AATTGATGGCTTCTCATTTGA TGACATGGACCCAGATAAGGATAAGCTGGGGAG TGACCAACAGGGCCGGATTAAGAATGCCAG agaGGCTCACAGCCAGATTGAGAAGCGGCGCAGGGACAAGATGAACAGCTTCATCGATGAGCTCGCTTCGCTGGTGCCCACCTGTAACGCCATGTCCCGTAAGCTGGACAAGCTGACGGTCCTGCGCATGGCTGTCCAGCACATGAAGACGCTCAGAG gtgCAGCCAACCCTTACACAGAGGCCAACTACAAGCCCTCTTTCCTCTCAGATGATGAACTGAAGCACTTGATACTAAGG GCTGCCGATGGTTTCCTGTTTGTGGTCGGGTGCGACCGTGGAAAGATCCTCTTCGTGTCCGAATCCGTGTACAAGATTCTCAACTACAGCCAA AATGATCTGATAGGTCAAAGCCTTTTTGACTACCTTCACCCCAAGGACATTGCCAAGGTCAAGGAGCAGCTGTCCTCTTCTGATACGGCTCCTCGAGAGAGACTCATCGATGCTAAAA CGGGCCTGCCGGTGAAGACGGACATCACCCCCGGTCCTTCGAGACTCTGCTCTGGAGCCAGGCGGTCGTTTTTCTGCAGGATGAAATGCAACAGACCCTCTGTCAAAGTGGAAGATAAAGACTTTCCATCCACCTGCTCCAAGAAAAAAG CGGACCGCAAGAGCTTCTGCACCATCCACAGCACGGGCTACCTGAAGAGCTGGCCGCCCACCAAGATGGGCCTTGATGAGGACAACGAGCCCGACAACGAGGGCTGCAACCTGAGCTGCCTGGTCGCCATCGGCCGCCTGCACCCACACATCGTCCCCCAACCCAGCCTGGCAGACATCAGGGTGAAGCCCACGGAGTACGTGTCCCGGCACGCCATCGACGGAAAGTTCGTCTTCGTTGACCAGAG AGCCACCGCTATCCTCGCCTACCTGCCCCAGGAGCTGCTGGGAACCTCCTTCTACGAGTATTTCCATCAGGACGACATCGGTCACCTGGCAGAGTGCCACAGACAAG TTCTGCAGATGAGAGAGAAGATCAACACCAACTGTTACAAATTCAAGATCAAAGACGGCTCCTTCATCACGCTGAGGAGCCGATGGTTCAGCTTCATGAACCCCTGGACCAAGGAGGTGGAGTACATCGTCTCCACCAACACCGTTGTCTC GGGTCCGGTGATGGAAGGGTCCGACTACCCCCAATCTGTAGCCTCCCCACAGAGCATGGACAGCGCTCTCACCTCGGAAG GCGGAGGAAGGCGGGCGCTGCAAACGGTGCCTGGCATCCCCGGCGGCACGAGAGCAGGAGCCGGCAAGATCGGACGCATGATTGCAGAGGAAGTGATGGAGATCCAGAG GATCCGGGGCTCGTCCCCCTCCAGCTGTGGCTCCAGCCCTCTGAACATCACCAGCACCCCCCCACCCGACACCTGCTCCCCGGGGGGCAAGAAG ATTCAGAACGGAGGGACACCTGAGCTGCCGAGCACGGGGCTCATTCCGGGACCGGATTCTGTGGGCTACCCGTACTCCAACCAGTCCATCATGA GCGATAACTCCCACCTAAGCATAGACATCATGGACGACCCCGGCTCCAGCAGCCCCAGCAACGACGAGGCGGCCATGGCCGTCATCATGTCTCTGCTGGAGGCGGACGCCGGCCTGGGCGGCCCCGTTGACTTCAGTGACCTGCCCTGGCCTTTGTGA